A segment of the Candidatus Acetothermia bacterium genome:
TTCACCTCCGATGGCAAGCTGATGAAACCCGTCCGGGACCGCGAAGCCCTTCGTCTTGGTCCCAATAGAATAGCTCCACGAAGTCAAGCTGCGCAAGCGCCTGGAGCACCTGGCCAGCGGTGGACAACCGCGGGAAGTTCAAGGAGGCGGTCTCCCCAGGCATGGGTACGGAACCCGTGGGGGTGGAACTCGTCGTTCCGCCCAGCGAGGAACGGGTCTTTCCGGCGTCCTGGGGAAGGGGCACCTTGGACATCGTCATCCCTTGAGGGCTCCGGCGAGGATCCCCCGCACGAAGTACCGCTGCAGCGAGAAGAACACGATCATCGGGACGATCATGGACACGAACGCCGCGGCGGTGAGGAGGTGCCAATCCTGGCCGCGGGACCCCACCAGGTTCGACAGCTGGACTGTGAGCGGGGCGACCCGGGCGAACCCTCCGAGGTACACCAGGCTCACCAGAAGGTCGTTCCACACCCACAGGAACTGAAAGATCGCCGCCGAGGCCAAGACCGGCACCGACAACGGGAGCGTCAAGCGCAGGAATGCGGTGAACGGGCTGGCCCCATCGATGAACGCGGACTCGAAGAGCTCCCGAGGCAACGCCCCGAAGAAGTTGCGCAGGAGGTAGATCATCAGGGGGAGCCCATAGCCGGTATGGGCCAGCCACACCCCGGGGAACGTGCCGGAGATCTTGAGGGCGTTGAACATCCGGAGCACAGGGATCAGCGTCATTTGAAGGGGGATCACGATGAGGCCGATCACCGTCATCAGGAGGAGCTGGCGCCCGCGGAAGTTCATCCATGCCAGGGCGTACGCGGCCAACGCGGCGATGGAGAGGGTGATCAAGGTGGTGGGCACGGTGATGATGAAGCTGTTGAGGAACGCCCGTCCCATCCCCTGCCGGAACAGGACATCCCGATAATTGTCGAGCGTGAAGCGGGGCCAGTAGCTCGGGTTGACGAGCGTGGTCCACCACCCCGAGGCGAGGAGGTCCTGCCGGGGGCGGAACGAGCTCACGAGGAGCCCGAGGGACGGGGTGAGCCAGATCGCGGCCAGGGCGATCACGACAAGATGCACGGGAAGCAGCTTGAGCAACTGGCGCCATCGCCTCATCGCACCGCCTCCTGGGCCCGGAACCGACGGACGTTGATGACGAGGAATGGGATGATCGCCAAGAACAGGATCACGGCGATCGCACTGGCCAAACCATAGTTGTGAAAGTAGAACATCTCGTTGTACATGCGGTTGGCGATCACGTCGGTGTCGTAGGCGCCGTTCGTCATCACGTACACGATGTCGAACACCTTGAGCACGAACACGATCATCGTCGTGGTGACCACAGCGAGCGTGGACTTGAGGAACGGAATGGTCACGTGGAGGAACAACTGCCACTCGTTGGCCCCGTCGATCCGCGCCGCCTCCAGCATCTCCCTGGGGATCCCCTTGTACGCCGCGGAGAGGATCACCATGCAGAACCCAGTCCACACCCACACCCCGACCGCGATCAGGGCCAGGTTGTTGACCCACGGCCGCTCGATGAGCCATCCAATGGGGTTCCCACCCACGGCCACCACGATCGCGTTGAGGAGGCCGATTTGAGGGGCGACCGCCGGCCGGAACGTGTACATGAACCTCCAGATCACCCCGGCCGCCACATAGGAGATGGCCATCGGGAGGAAGATCACCGACTTGATCACCGTCTCGTAACGAACGCGGTCGAGCAGCACCGCGAGGAGGAGGCCCATCCCCACGGTGAACAGGGTGAACACGACCAACCACAAGAGATTGTTGCGGAACGCGATGAGCATGGGCTGAGAGGTGAATGCCTGCACGTAGTTCTGGAAGCCCACGAACACGTCGGACCTGGGGCCGTAGAAGCTAAGGCGGACCGTCTCCGCAGTGGGGTAGATGAGGAACAGGCCCAGCATGAGGAGGGCAGGGGCCAAGTACAGCCAGTGGACCCGTCCCATGTTCATACCGGTCCCTCCCTAATCTAAGGATACCGGGGCGGGGTGTCCCCCGCCCCGGTCCAGGGGAAAAAGGCGATGGACTATGGACCGTAGGCAGCGCGAGCGGCAGCCTCGATGTCCGCAAGCACCCGGTCCAACGGCACTCCCGATACGTAATCGAGGACGCCCTTCCAGAACGCCCCCGCCCCCACCGCCGCCGGCATGAGGTCCGAGGCGTCAAACCGGAAGATCTCGGCGCCCTTCAGGATCTCGGCGGCTTCGGCGGTGAGCTTGTCCGGGTAGATCCCAGGGTCGACGTTGACGTTGGTGGCAAGCTTCCCCAGCGCCCCGCACCAGATGCCCTGGGCCTCAGGCGAGGCCAGGTACTGGAGGAACGACCGCACCTCCGCGGTATCCCGGAACGCGGAGATGAGGTCCCCGGCCCCGAGGAGCGGC
Coding sequences within it:
- a CDS encoding sugar ABC transporter permease, whose product is MNMGRVHWLYLAPALLMLGLFLIYPTAETVRLSFYGPRSDVFVGFQNYVQAFTSQPMLIAFRNNLLWLVVFTLFTVGMGLLLAVLLDRVRYETVIKSVIFLPMAISYVAAGVIWRFMYTFRPAVAPQIGLLNAIVVAVGGNPIGWLIERPWVNNLALIAVGVWVWTGFCMVILSAAYKGIPREMLEAARIDGANEWQLFLHVTIPFLKSTLAVVTTTMIVFVLKVFDIVYVMTNGAYDTDVIANRMYNEMFYFHNYGLASAIAVILFLAIIPFLVINVRRFRAQEAVR
- a CDS encoding carbohydrate ABC transporter permease, translating into MRRWRQLLKLLPVHLVVIALAAIWLTPSLGLLVSSFRPRQDLLASGWWTTLVNPSYWPRFTLDNYRDVLFRQGMGRAFLNSFIITVPTTLITLSIAALAAYALAWMNFRGRQLLLMTVIGLIVIPLQMTLIPVLRMFNALKISGTFPGVWLAHTGYGLPLMIYLLRNFFGALPRELFESAFIDGASPFTAFLRLTLPLSVPVLASAAIFQFLWVWNDLLVSLVYLGGFARVAPLTVQLSNLVGSRGQDWHLLTAAAFVSMIVPMIVFFSLQRYFVRGILAGALKG